Proteins encoded within one genomic window of Pedobacter africanus:
- a CDS encoding TonB-dependent receptor translates to MKKIAFKPGVVRYWVPPKILLIVKLIIVLLTACFLQVSASSFGQKLSYTRKDASLREIFKQITLQTGYNVLYAPEKIAASKKLDVNFSNADLKTVLEKLAAEQSFVYSIEDKNIIIKPKELSLFNKLVTAISAQGKFMADIRGIVVNEKGEALEGITVVIKGANKGTTTNAKGEFFLRNVDENAILRISSIGYETREVSVKGSGALLTVTISRSVSMLDEVQMIAYGTTTVRMNTGTVAKMKGEDIRRQPVDNPLLALGGRMPGVQIAQTNGLAGSPVSVLIRGKSSLGAASDPLYIIDGVPFAHSLSSITFSSGVSAQALGGLTSAAFRTNPFVAINPADIESIEVLKDADATAIYGSRGANGVVLITTRRAKSGKTTIDANFYTGWGTPTRIPEFMNTQQYVAMRKEAFRNDNITPTAANATDLMVWDTTRYTDWKKMLLGNTAKSTDAQVRLSGGSQQTTFSLAAGYHRETPIYTGDMNDDRGSFRANLQHRSADNKFQAAFNFGLSTDRNNIITTDLFQLINTIPNAPYPYDEKGDLVWRDKGINFSNPLAYLYKTYIGKTDNLITGLNLKYNVLTGLQLRVDAGYTAMILDQRTANPIKSQSPFGTNVTSSAEFYDQTHKNWIVEPQAEYTRQLGGGQLQVLLGSSFQEQLNEGTNITATGYANDDLMEFPGLASSKAVSNSFSKYHYAALFGRINYNWKSKYLINLSARRDGSSRFGPGKQFGNFGAVGAAWVFSEEGFMKKALPFLNFGKLRTSMGVTGNDRIGDYQYLSTWAQVTADNPYQGLTGLAPTRLYNPDFAWERNRKWEAALELSFLQDRIFFSADYYLNRTDNQLTGLTLPTQVGFGSITANRPAVLQNSGWELMLNTTNIHKKGLNWKTSFNITLPKNKLIAYPGLENTSFASIWQIGLPITIRKSIPYLGVDPQTGIYQLAGLETPKYQTAINDMAPKYYGGLQNTFEYKNFTLDFFFHFTKQKGMSSIQFSAPGARVNQTVEMLDRWQKAGDVTNVQRFATTGTPVTTYSYYANFSEARIVDASYVRLRNLSLSYRLDKAMVQKIKAQDIRLYFQGQNLLTFTPYKISDPETMSLSAMPPIRMLSVGLQVVF, encoded by the coding sequence ATGAAAAAAATTGCTTTTAAACCAGGTGTTGTACGCTATTGGGTACCACCAAAAATATTATTGATTGTGAAACTGATCATAGTCTTACTTACCGCCTGCTTTTTGCAGGTATCTGCCTCAAGCTTTGGCCAAAAGCTTTCCTATACCAGGAAAGATGCAAGTCTTCGTGAAATTTTTAAGCAGATTACCCTGCAAACCGGGTACAACGTATTGTACGCTCCGGAAAAGATTGCAGCCAGCAAAAAACTGGATGTAAATTTCAGCAATGCAGATTTAAAAACGGTGCTTGAAAAACTGGCTGCCGAACAGTCATTCGTTTACAGCATAGAGGACAAGAATATCATTATCAAACCAAAGGAGCTTTCTCTGTTTAATAAGCTTGTTACCGCCATTTCAGCGCAGGGCAAGTTTATGGCAGACATTAGGGGGATAGTAGTTAACGAAAAGGGCGAAGCACTGGAAGGGATAACTGTAGTAATTAAAGGGGCGAACAAAGGCACCACAACCAATGCAAAAGGAGAGTTCTTTTTAAGGAATGTAGATGAAAATGCCATATTGCGCATTTCGTCTATCGGCTATGAAACCAGGGAAGTAAGCGTTAAAGGAAGCGGAGCTTTATTGACGGTTACCATCAGCAGGTCTGTTTCTATGCTGGATGAAGTGCAGATGATTGCCTATGGCACTACGACGGTGAGGATGAACACCGGCACAGTGGCCAAAATGAAAGGCGAGGACATCAGGCGACAACCGGTAGACAACCCTTTGCTGGCACTTGGTGGCAGGATGCCGGGAGTGCAAATTGCACAAACCAATGGTTTGGCAGGTTCGCCGGTAAGTGTGCTGATTCGTGGCAAAAGTTCATTGGGCGCGGCCTCAGATCCATTGTACATCATTGATGGGGTCCCTTTTGCACATTCACTTTCGAGCATCACTTTTTCGAGTGGTGTTAGTGCCCAGGCACTTGGTGGTTTAACCAGCGCTGCTTTCCGCACCAATCCTTTTGTAGCCATTAACCCGGCAGATATTGAAAGCATTGAGGTGTTGAAAGATGCTGATGCAACGGCAATTTATGGATCAAGGGGGGCAAATGGCGTGGTGTTGATCACTACCCGGAGGGCAAAATCTGGCAAAACCACGATAGATGCGAATTTTTATACCGGTTGGGGAACACCAACGCGGATACCTGAGTTCATGAATACACAGCAGTATGTGGCCATGCGGAAAGAGGCATTCAGGAATGACAACATTACTCCAACAGCCGCAAATGCTACTGATCTGATGGTTTGGGATACCACGCGTTATACCGATTGGAAAAAAATGCTGCTGGGCAATACGGCAAAGAGCACCGACGCGCAGGTAAGGTTGTCTGGGGGAAGTCAGCAAACCACCTTTTCGCTTGCCGCAGGATACCACCGGGAAACCCCTATCTATACCGGGGATATGAATGACGACCGGGGCAGCTTCAGGGCCAATTTACAGCACCGTTCTGCAGACAATAAATTCCAGGCGGCCTTCAATTTTGGGCTGAGTACCGATAGGAACAACATCATCACAACAGATTTGTTCCAGTTGATCAATACCATTCCAAACGCTCCATATCCGTACGATGAAAAAGGCGATCTGGTATGGAGGGATAAGGGGATCAATTTCTCCAATCCCCTGGCCTATCTCTACAAAACATACATTGGCAAGACCGATAACCTCATTACCGGTTTGAACCTGAAATACAATGTGCTGACCGGCTTGCAGCTGAGGGTAGATGCGGGTTATACAGCCATGATACTTGACCAGCGCACGGCAAACCCTATCAAATCGCAAAGTCCTTTTGGTACGAACGTTACCAGTTCGGCAGAGTTTTATGACCAGACCCACAAGAACTGGATTGTAGAGCCACAGGCAGAATATACCAGGCAACTGGGGGGCGGGCAGCTCCAGGTATTGCTGGGCAGCAGTTTCCAGGAACAACTGAATGAAGGCACCAATATTACTGCTACGGGTTACGCCAACGACGACCTGATGGAGTTTCCGGGGCTGGCCTCTTCTAAAGCTGTTTCCAATTCTTTCAGCAAATATCATTATGCGGCTTTATTTGGACGTATCAATTACAACTGGAAAAGTAAGTACCTGATCAACCTTTCTGCCCGTCGTGATGGCTCGAGCAGGTTTGGACCGGGCAAACAGTTTGGTAATTTCGGAGCTGTTGGTGCGGCCTGGGTTTTCAGCGAAGAGGGCTTTATGAAAAAAGCCCTTCCCTTCCTTAACTTTGGTAAACTGAGGACCAGTATGGGGGTTACCGGTAATGACCGTATAGGCGATTACCAATACCTTTCTACCTGGGCCCAGGTAACGGCAGATAACCCTTACCAGGGCCTTACCGGGCTGGCACCTACCAGGCTTTATAACCCGGATTTTGCCTGGGAGCGGAACAGGAAATGGGAAGCAGCACTGGAGTTGTCGTTCCTGCAGGACAGGATTTTCTTCAGTGCAGATTATTACCTGAACAGAACAGACAACCAGCTTACAGGCCTAACGCTGCCAACACAGGTAGGCTTCGGAAGTATCACTGCCAACCGGCCTGCCGTACTTCAGAATTCGGGCTGGGAACTGATGCTGAATACCACCAATATCCACAAAAAGGGATTGAACTGGAAAACATCTTTCAACATTACCCTGCCAAAAAATAAGCTGATTGCTTATCCCGGGCTTGAAAATACTTCATTTGCAAGCATATGGCAAATTGGTCTGCCCATCACCATCAGGAAATCCATTCCTTACCTGGGCGTGGACCCGCAGACGGGAATTTACCAATTGGCCGGTCTTGAAACGCCAAAATACCAGACGGCCATAAACGATATGGCCCCAAAATATTACGGAGGACTACAAAACACATTTGAGTACAAAAATTTTACCCTCGATTTCTTCTTTCATTTTACCAAACAGAAGGGGATGAGCAGCATTCAGTTTTCAGCTCCGGGGGCGCGTGTGAACCAAACTGTGGAAATGCTTGACCGCTGGCAAAAGGCGGGCGACGTTACCAATGTGCAGCGGTTTGCTACTACCGGAACGCCGGTTACCACTTACAGCTATTACGCCAACTTCTCTGAAGCGCGTATAGTTGACGCCTCGTATGTGAGGCTAAGGAACCTGTCGCTGTCCTATCGTTTGGACAAGGCCATGGTGCAGAAAATAAAAGCACAGGATATAAGGCTTTATTTCCAGGGGCAAAACCTGCTTACGTTTACACCGTACAAGATCAGCGATCCTGAAACCATGTCGCTGTCGGCTATGCCACCCATCAGGATGCTCTCTGTTGGCCTCCAGGTAGTTTTTTAA
- a CDS encoding RagB/SusD family nutrient uptake outer membrane protein, which yields MKSISNINCLFSKAGSSLLAVCLAAIMLLSSCEKFVEVEDPPHQLTDDKVFTSDNSATSAMLSVYIAMMNDQFGNSGSFVFFSMSSLAGMSANELTWTQNNTTAPTFQEFSDRKLTPENTYVYSFWRDGYKYIYRLNAVLEGLKTATGMTEDVKTQLGGEARFMRAFCYFYLVNLFGDVPLVLNTNYQENMLLPRAPAEKVWAQIITDLKDAKGMLKAAYPTAERLRPNLYTASALLARAYLYTGKWEAAEQEADGIIQSGVYGSNLPALNTVFKKSSAEAIWQLQPVRANSNTTEGAQFLVLGTTRPNYELTPQMLSAFELGDNRKTEWVGFSDPLNNPTWAFPAKYKAGTGALTEYYVVFRLAEQFLIRSEARAMQGVTKLTAAKQDLNVVRGRAGLLPTLANDQPAILTAIAQERRVEFFAEFGHRWLDLKRTSKVNAEGLYPVPGPEMRANPKLEQNAAYK from the coding sequence ATGAAAAGTATATCGAATATCAATTGTTTATTTTCAAAGGCCGGCAGCAGCTTGCTTGCTGTATGCCTGGCTGCCATAATGCTGCTCAGTTCCTGTGAGAAATTTGTTGAGGTGGAAGACCCACCGCACCAGCTTACGGACGACAAGGTGTTTACCAGCGATAATTCTGCGACCTCTGCCATGTTATCTGTTTATATCGCTATGATGAACGACCAGTTTGGCAATTCGGGGTCCTTTGTTTTTTTTTCTATGAGTTCGCTGGCGGGCATGTCGGCCAATGAACTGACATGGACACAAAACAATACTACAGCCCCAACGTTTCAGGAGTTTTCTGACCGTAAGCTGACCCCCGAAAATACTTATGTTTATAGTTTCTGGAGAGATGGCTACAAATATATTTACAGGTTAAATGCAGTGCTGGAGGGGCTGAAGACAGCTACGGGTATGACAGAAGATGTGAAAACTCAGCTTGGTGGGGAGGCCAGGTTTATGCGTGCATTTTGTTATTTCTATTTGGTAAACCTGTTTGGCGATGTGCCGTTGGTGCTGAATACCAATTACCAGGAGAATATGCTATTGCCCCGTGCGCCTGCTGAAAAAGTGTGGGCGCAGATCATCACAGACCTGAAGGATGCGAAAGGCATGTTAAAAGCAGCTTATCCGACTGCTGAAAGACTGAGGCCAAACCTTTATACCGCTTCGGCACTGCTGGCAAGGGCTTACCTGTATACCGGCAAATGGGAAGCTGCAGAGCAGGAAGCAGACGGTATCATTCAATCGGGGGTATATGGCAGCAACCTGCCTGCACTGAACACCGTATTCAAAAAAAGCAGTGCCGAGGCCATCTGGCAATTGCAGCCCGTACGTGCGAATTCCAATACCACGGAAGGGGCCCAGTTTTTGGTGCTTGGCACTACGCGGCCCAATTATGAGCTTACCCCACAGATGCTGAGCGCTTTTGAGCTGGGCGATAACCGGAAAACGGAATGGGTGGGCTTCAGTGATCCGCTGAATAACCCAACCTGGGCTTTTCCGGCAAAGTATAAGGCTGGTACGGGTGCTTTAACTGAATATTATGTCGTGTTCAGACTTGCGGAGCAGTTTCTGATCAGAAGTGAGGCCCGGGCAATGCAGGGGGTAACAAAATTGACTGCGGCAAAGCAGGACCTGAATGTGGTGCGTGGCCGGGCAGGCCTGTTGCCAACATTGGCTAACGACCAGCCTGCTATTTTAACCGCCATAGCGCAGGAGCGCAGGGTAGAGTTTTTTGCTGAATTTGGCCATAGATGGCTGGATTTGAAAAGAACCAGCAAAGTGAATGCTGAAGGTTTATACCCTGTGCCGGGACCGGAAATGAGGGCAAACCCTAAACTGGAACAGAATGCAGCTTATAAATAG
- a CDS encoding thioredoxin family protein, which yields MKTLKTLLTATCLLIGILPASAQGINFEHDFNKALDLAKKENKMIFVDFYTSWCGPCKLMSAEVFPQKEAGDYFNREFINLKVQCDDKGAGVELGKKYKINAYPTLAFLDKDGNTVHSTAGGLSVAGLIELAKTATDPNKNQLAMVKEWEGGNRDHAFASRYFRTLTRSYRSEKANADFEKYFGTLKPSQKAAKNTFELMGIVKTGPFSPSFEYMEQHTGDFYKSVGQAKIDSTIANAYLGYFKGLQAAGFSNRDMTEFNSKMKLFKAKKYPFYDEYAEFYAVFDSKGVNGKDDINVYMQRGTEFLRKYGKKNDSYTLSLASMLGNWTGKKDQGLEGIRWMEELLQRNNNPRYLNTYFYILWRNFHFDKAMEVAQLMKANAVKENSSTADIDKQIQMVKDLKEKYKNI from the coding sequence ATGAAAACATTAAAAACACTACTGACCGCAACGTGCCTGTTAATTGGCATTTTGCCGGCATCGGCACAGGGAATCAATTTTGAGCATGACTTTAACAAAGCCTTAGACCTGGCAAAGAAGGAAAATAAAATGATCTTTGTAGATTTCTACACCTCCTGGTGCGGCCCATGTAAGCTGATGTCTGCCGAGGTTTTTCCTCAAAAAGAAGCGGGAGATTATTTCAACAGGGAATTTATCAATCTGAAAGTACAATGCGACGATAAGGGAGCTGGTGTGGAACTGGGCAAAAAATACAAAATAAATGCTTATCCGACATTAGCCTTCCTGGATAAGGATGGAAATACGGTGCATTCTACCGCGGGCGGCCTGAGTGTAGCGGGACTGATAGAGCTGGCAAAAACAGCGACAGATCCGAATAAGAATCAGCTGGCAATGGTTAAAGAATGGGAGGGGGGCAACAGGGACCATGCATTTGCTTCCCGGTACTTTAGAACCCTGACCCGGTCTTACCGCAGTGAAAAAGCGAATGCTGATTTTGAGAAGTACTTTGGTACATTGAAACCCTCGCAGAAAGCAGCCAAAAATACCTTTGAGCTGATGGGGATCGTTAAAACAGGCCCTTTCTCGCCATCATTTGAATATATGGAGCAACATACCGGCGATTTTTACAAATCGGTTGGACAAGCAAAGATCGATAGTACCATTGCGAACGCTTATCTAGGGTACTTTAAGGGCTTGCAGGCGGCGGGTTTCAGTAATAGGGACATGACTGAGTTCAACAGCAAAATGAAATTGTTTAAGGCAAAGAAATATCCTTTTTACGATGAATATGCTGAGTTTTATGCGGTTTTTGATTCAAAGGGCGTCAATGGAAAGGACGATATCAATGTCTACATGCAAAGGGGCACAGAATTCCTGAGAAAATATGGGAAGAAAAACGATTCATATACCTTATCGCTGGCAAGCATGCTGGGAAACTGGACCGGAAAAAAAGATCAGGGGCTTGAAGGTATCCGCTGGATGGAAGAGCTGCTGCAGCGAAACAATAATCCTCGCTACCTGAACACCTATTTTTACATTCTGTGGCGCAATTTTCACTTTGATAAGGCAATGGAAGTTGCACAGCTGATGAAAGCCAATGCGGTAAAGGAAAACAGTTCTACTGCTGATATTGACAAACAAATCCAGATGGTGAAGGATTTAAAAGAAAAGTATAAGAACATCTGA
- the bglX gene encoding beta-glucosidase BglX — MKAPSLYILALLLTTATAFAQKKSIADQKMNSFITNLMSKMTLDEKIGQLNLLTGGEATTGSVVSTGVETKIKNGQVGGIFSLTTPARIRKAQEIAVNHTRLKIPIIFGQDVIHGYKTTFPIPLALSSTWDMEMIRKTARIAAIEATADGLNWTFSPMVDISRDPRWGRISEGSGEDTFLGSQIAKAMVKGYQGDDLSKYNTMMACVKHFALYGAAESGRDYNTTDMSLDRMYNEYLPPYKAALDAGAGSIMTSFNDINGVPATANKWLMTDLLRKEWGFKGFVVTDYTAVNELTDHGLGDLQKVSALSLNAGVDMDMVGEGFLTTLKKSVEQGKVKQQRIDEACRLVLEAKYKLGLFEDPFRYCDEERAKTEILKPEHLAFARQVAAESFVLLKNENHTLPLKKTGTIALIGPLANTGANMPGTWSVNSDLANTKSLLEGMKAAAGNEVKILHSLGSNLLSDAAYQERATMFGRTIPRDNRPEQEVIDEALNLAKQADVVVAALGESSEMSGEASSRTDLEIPEVQKRLLQALLKTGKPVVLVLFTGRPLTLKWEDEHVPAILNVWFGGTETANAIPDVLFGAVNPSGKLTATFPQNVGQIPLYYAHKNTGRPLAEGKWFSKFRSNYLDVSNEPLYPFGYGLSYTTFAYNNLKLSKNSFKPGESITVSIEVKNTGNTAGKEAVQLYIRDLEGSSTRPVKELKGFQKISLNAGESKTISFKISEEDLKFYNTALKFIAEPGDFNIYIGGNSRDVLTEKFTLVK, encoded by the coding sequence ATGAAAGCACCTTCCCTATATATCCTGGCCCTGCTCCTGACAACGGCCACAGCTTTTGCCCAGAAAAAGAGCATTGCCGATCAAAAAATGAACAGCTTCATCACTAACCTGATGTCAAAAATGACACTCGATGAAAAAATAGGCCAGCTGAACCTCCTTACCGGCGGTGAAGCCACTACCGGTTCGGTAGTGAGCACAGGTGTAGAGACGAAGATCAAAAACGGCCAGGTAGGCGGTATTTTCAGCTTAACCACGCCTGCACGCATCCGCAAGGCTCAGGAAATTGCTGTAAACCATACCCGGCTTAAAATCCCGATCATCTTTGGGCAGGATGTAATCCATGGCTATAAAACCACTTTCCCTATCCCCCTGGCCTTATCCAGTACCTGGGACATGGAGATGATCCGGAAAACGGCCCGTATTGCCGCCATTGAGGCTACCGCCGATGGCCTGAACTGGACCTTTTCGCCTATGGTCGACATATCCCGCGATCCGCGCTGGGGCAGGATCTCTGAAGGTTCTGGCGAAGATACCTTTCTGGGCAGCCAGATCGCGAAAGCCATGGTTAAAGGTTACCAGGGCGATGACCTCAGTAAGTATAACACCATGATGGCCTGTGTAAAACACTTCGCCCTGTACGGAGCAGCCGAGTCAGGCAGAGATTACAACACTACAGACATGAGCCTTGATCGCATGTATAACGAGTACCTGCCGCCCTACAAAGCTGCCCTTGATGCAGGTGCCGGGAGCATCATGACTTCCTTCAACGACATCAACGGTGTACCTGCAACAGCGAACAAATGGCTGATGACCGATCTGCTTCGTAAGGAATGGGGCTTTAAAGGCTTCGTGGTAACCGATTATACCGCCGTTAACGAGCTAACAGACCACGGGTTGGGCGATCTGCAAAAGGTTTCTGCCCTCTCTTTAAATGCAGGCGTAGATATGGACATGGTAGGCGAAGGCTTTTTGACCACCTTAAAAAAATCGGTTGAGCAAGGCAAGGTAAAACAGCAAAGAATTGACGAGGCCTGCCGACTGGTCCTGGAAGCCAAATACAAACTGGGTTTATTTGAAGATCCTTTCCGCTACTGCGATGAAGAGCGCGCCAAAACAGAGATCCTGAAGCCAGAACACCTTGCTTTTGCACGCCAGGTGGCCGCTGAATCTTTTGTGCTGCTGAAAAACGAAAACCACACCCTCCCACTAAAAAAAACCGGCACAATTGCATTGATCGGCCCGCTGGCCAATACCGGCGCCAATATGCCCGGCACCTGGAGCGTAAACAGCGATCTGGCCAATACCAAATCCCTGCTGGAAGGCATGAAAGCAGCCGCAGGGAACGAGGTTAAAATCCTGCACAGCCTGGGGTCTAACCTGCTCAGTGATGCCGCTTACCAGGAACGCGCCACCATGTTTGGCCGTACCATCCCGCGAGACAACCGCCCGGAGCAGGAAGTGATTGATGAGGCCTTGAACCTGGCCAAACAAGCAGACGTAGTTGTTGCCGCCCTGGGCGAAAGCTCTGAAATGAGCGGCGAAGCCTCCAGCCGTACCGATCTGGAAATCCCTGAAGTACAAAAACGCCTGCTGCAGGCCCTGCTAAAAACCGGGAAACCTGTAGTATTGGTACTCTTTACCGGCAGGCCCCTTACCCTGAAATGGGAAGACGAGCATGTTCCGGCCATCCTGAATGTCTGGTTTGGCGGCACAGAAACCGCCAATGCCATCCCCGATGTATTGTTCGGAGCAGTAAACCCTTCAGGTAAACTCACGGCAACCTTTCCGCAAAATGTAGGGCAAATCCCATTGTATTATGCCCATAAAAACACAGGCAGGCCCCTGGCCGAAGGCAAATGGTTCAGTAAGTTCCGCTCCAATTACCTCGATGTAAGCAACGAACCGCTTTATCCTTTTGGCTATGGCCTAAGCTATACCACTTTTGCGTACAACAATTTAAAACTGAGCAAAAACAGCTTTAAACCAGGCGAAAGCATTACAGTCAGCATTGAAGTAAAAAATACCGGCAATACCGCAGGCAAAGAGGCGGTACAATTGTACATCCGCGATCTGGAAGGCAGCTCCACCCGCCCCGTTAAGGAGTTAAAAGGCTTCCAAAAAATCAGTTTAAACGCTGGTGAAAGTAAAACAATAAGCTTTAAAATCAGTGAAGAAGATTTAAAATTCTACAATACAGCCTTAAAGTTTATAGCCGAACCCGGCGATTTCAATATATATATAGGCGGTAATTCAAGGGATGTGCTGACGGAAAAATTTACACTGGTAAAGTAA
- a CDS encoding glucoamylase family protein, translating into MKRNPLYLFLALTLLTSFFSCAQVKHKSDQTAGIKPEMKIQKNLTDEQLLTLVQKQTFRYFWDFGHPVSGMARERSNTTLNYGNEVVTTGGTGFGVMAIIVAAERKFITREQAAERTKKIVDFLYKADMYHGAFPHWLNGETGKTIRFSLKDDGADIVETSLLFQGLLSARQYYTASNPVENSIRSKINEMWNAIEWNWFTQNQNVLYWHWSPNNGWAMNHPIKGYNECLITYVLAASSPRHAISPKVYHEGFANSNTYLNGKKFYNITLPLGFDYGGPLFFAHYSFMGLDPRGLKDRHADYWEQNKNHTLINRAYCIDNPKKYKGYSTNCWGLTASDSWSGYSAHSPTNDDAVITPTAALSSFPYTPAESMQALKHFYFNLGDKLWSEYGFTDAFSEEKNWYAKSHLAIDQGPIIVMIENYRSGLLWKLFMSSPEVQKGLQSLNFEGPSIPKSPLIEH; encoded by the coding sequence ATGAAACGAAATCCACTTTACCTGTTTTTAGCCCTCACCTTACTTACAAGCTTTTTTTCCTGTGCCCAGGTAAAGCATAAATCTGATCAAACAGCAGGCATAAAGCCTGAAATGAAAATACAAAAGAACCTGACCGACGAGCAGCTGCTTACCCTGGTGCAAAAACAAACCTTCCGCTATTTCTGGGATTTCGGACATCCTGTAAGTGGTATGGCCCGCGAACGCAGCAATACTACCTTAAATTATGGCAACGAGGTAGTTACCACCGGAGGTACCGGCTTCGGCGTAATGGCCATTATTGTTGCCGCAGAAAGAAAATTCATTACCCGCGAACAGGCCGCTGAACGCACAAAAAAAATCGTCGATTTCCTGTACAAAGCAGACATGTACCATGGTGCTTTTCCGCACTGGCTCAATGGAGAAACCGGTAAAACGATTCGCTTCAGCCTCAAAGATGATGGGGCCGATATTGTGGAGACCTCACTCCTGTTCCAGGGCCTGCTCAGCGCCCGTCAGTATTATACTGCCAGTAACCCGGTCGAGAACAGCATCCGCAGTAAGATCAACGAGATGTGGAATGCCATAGAATGGAACTGGTTTACCCAAAACCAAAATGTTTTGTATTGGCACTGGAGCCCAAATAATGGCTGGGCCATGAACCACCCCATCAAAGGTTATAATGAATGCCTCATTACCTATGTGCTTGCCGCCTCATCACCGCGCCATGCCATCAGCCCAAAGGTATACCATGAAGGTTTTGCCAACAGCAATACCTACCTGAACGGTAAAAAGTTCTATAACATTACACTTCCTTTAGGCTTCGACTATGGAGGCCCCTTATTTTTTGCCCACTACTCTTTTATGGGTTTAGATCCGCGTGGCCTTAAAGACCGCCATGCCGATTATTGGGAGCAAAACAAAAACCATACGCTCATCAACCGCGCCTATTGCATAGACAATCCTAAAAAATACAAGGGTTACAGCACCAATTGCTGGGGCTTAACTGCCAGCGACAGCTGGTCGGGCTATTCTGCGCACTCGCCAACCAACGATGATGCCGTCATTACCCCTACCGCGGCACTGTCCTCTTTTCCTTATACGCCTGCAGAATCCATGCAGGCCTTAAAGCATTTCTATTTTAACCTGGGTGATAAACTATGGTCTGAGTACGGCTTCACAGATGCCTTTAGCGAAGAAAAAAACTGGTACGCCAAATCGCATCTGGCCATAGATCAGGGTCCTATTATTGTCATGATCGAAAACTACCGCAGCGGCCTGCTCTGGAAACTGTTCATGAGCAGCCCAGAAGTACAAAAGGGATTACAAAGTCTGAATTTCGAGGGGCCATCAATCCCGAAATCTCCCCTTATTGAACACTAA